The proteins below are encoded in one region of Micromonospora yangpuensis:
- a CDS encoding winged helix-turn-helix domain-containing protein, with protein sequence MPTAQPSFRRIVDEIVAKIASGELKPGDKLPSTSQLAIQYEVSNNTVYRALAILHDRDLIIGHQGRGTYVAQRPER encoded by the coding sequence ATGCCCACAGCACAGCCGTCGTTCCGCCGCATCGTCGACGAGATCGTCGCCAAGATAGCCAGTGGCGAGCTGAAGCCCGGCGACAAGCTGCCGTCGACCAGCCAGCTCGCCATCCAGTACGAGGTCAGCAACAACACCGTGTATCGAGCGCTCGCCATCCTGCACGACCGCGATTTGATCATCGGCCACCAGGGCCGCGGCACCTACGTCGCGCAGCGGCCGGAGCGGTAG
- a CDS encoding fused MFS/spermidine synthase yields the protein MSSSTPEVVDPPAEAGPPPVRALPAGLAAFLVFFSSGAVLVLETVALRLVGPYVGVTLQVTSSVIAVALAAIAYGAWAGGWIADRRDPRPLLAPALVLSAIATAVTLPIVRYAGESLRGGAESAVLLLTALAVFVPAMLLSAITPLVVKLQLADLRRTGQVVGKLSGIGTLGGITATLATGFVLVATLTSTTIVLATAVALAVVGIGLWVHLRRQDQAGRLPGPARTRVALTVLGLVGAGLTTIAPNPCDIETAYHCASVEADPARESGRTLLLNSAQHSYIDLADPTHLEYEYTKWFGAAANVVAPVGDRVDALHLGGGGFTIPRYLTATRPGTDNLVFEIDGGLVDLSRAELDLRTGPQFRVRVGDARMLLTAEPSASRDLVVGDAFGHLVVPWHLATREMAAEIRRVLRPGGTYVQNVIDYPPLRFIRAELATVAAEFEHVALIAPPASLAGRQGSNFVIVASDSPLPLPALQNQLGTLTEPVRLLSGAELAEFVDDALVLTDDYAPVDQLLATA from the coding sequence GTCCGCCGCCGGTGCGCGCCCTGCCGGCGGGTCTCGCCGCCTTCCTGGTCTTCTTCTCCAGCGGTGCCGTGCTGGTGCTGGAGACCGTGGCCCTGCGTCTGGTCGGCCCGTACGTCGGGGTGACCCTCCAGGTCACCAGCTCGGTCATCGCGGTGGCGTTGGCCGCCATCGCGTACGGGGCGTGGGCGGGCGGCTGGATCGCCGACCGGCGTGACCCGCGTCCGCTGCTGGCCCCGGCGCTGGTGCTCTCGGCCATCGCCACCGCGGTCACCCTGCCGATCGTCAGGTACGCCGGCGAGTCGCTGCGCGGCGGCGCGGAGAGCGCCGTACTGCTGCTCACCGCGCTGGCCGTCTTCGTGCCGGCGATGCTGCTCTCGGCGATCACCCCGCTGGTGGTCAAGCTCCAGCTCGCCGACCTGCGCCGCACCGGCCAGGTGGTCGGCAAGCTCTCCGGGATCGGCACCCTGGGTGGGATCACGGCCACCCTGGCCACCGGGTTCGTGCTGGTGGCCACGCTCACCAGCACGACGATCGTGCTCGCCACGGCGGTCGCGTTGGCGGTGGTCGGGATCGGCCTCTGGGTGCACCTGCGCCGGCAGGACCAGGCGGGCCGGCTGCCCGGTCCGGCGCGTACCCGGGTGGCGTTGACGGTGTTGGGGCTGGTCGGGGCGGGGCTGACCACGATCGCGCCGAACCCGTGCGACATCGAGACCGCGTACCACTGCGCGAGCGTGGAGGCCGACCCGGCGCGGGAGAGCGGGCGGACCCTGCTGCTGAACTCCGCCCAGCACTCGTACATCGACCTGGCCGATCCGACCCACCTGGAGTACGAGTACACCAAGTGGTTCGGCGCGGCGGCGAACGTGGTCGCGCCGGTGGGGGACCGGGTCGACGCCCTGCACCTGGGCGGGGGCGGGTTCACCATCCCCCGGTACCTGACGGCCACCCGGCCGGGCACCGACAACCTGGTGTTCGAGATCGACGGTGGCCTGGTCGACCTGAGCCGGGCGGAGCTGGACCTGCGGACCGGCCCGCAGTTCCGGGTGCGGGTCGGTGACGCCCGGATGTTGCTCACCGCCGAGCCGAGCGCGAGCCGGGACCTGGTGGTCGGGGACGCGTTCGGGCACCTCGTGGTGCCGTGGCACCTGGCGACCCGGGAGATGGCCGCCGAGATCCGGCGGGTGCTGCGCCCCGGCGGTACCTACGTGCAGAACGTGATCGACTATCCGCCGTTGCGGTTCATCCGCGCCGAGCTGGCCACCGTCGCGGCCGAGTTCGAGCACGTCGCGCTGATCGCCCCGCCGGCCTCGCTGGCCGGGCGGCAGGGCAGCAACTTCGTCATCGTCGCCTCGGACTCACCGCTGCCGCTGCCCGCGCTGCAGAACCAGCTGGGCACCCTGACCGAGCCGGTACGCCTGCTGTCCGGGGCGGAGCTGGCCGAGTTCGTGGACGACGCGCTGGTGCTCACCGACGACTACGCCCCGGTGGACCAGCTGCTGGCCACCGCCTGA
- a CDS encoding TrkH family potassium uptake protein, whose protein sequence is MRRFFRHPVRLVPVGFLVAILLGTGLLMLPQASAEYEYTPFTVALFTATSAVSVTGMSVVDTPTYWNEFGLIMITVLTQAGGLGILTGAALVILVVARQLGLRNRLLVQAETAEYGLGNVRGLLLRIAAIALVSEAVITLVLAGRLWLGYDYPPGRALWYGLFHAVQAFNNGGFALYPDSMLRFARDAWVCLPVAAGTIIGGLGFPAIFDASRTWRQPGRWGVATKLTIWGSLALLVVGFVGLLAAEWGNPHTIGPYGWADKMLTVGTQDAVLRTGGFEFIDMAALDEESYPLLLGLMFIGGGSASTAGGIKVATFFLLAFVMWAQLRGEPDVTVGRRRVASTSQRQALTVALLSVALVAAGTTGLVALAENVRDYRALFEVTSAFSTTGLSVGLATTLGEPGRLVLTVLMYVGRVGPLTLGSAIALNTRRRLYRYPEEQPIVS, encoded by the coding sequence GTGCGCCGGTTCTTCCGTCATCCGGTCCGGCTGGTGCCGGTGGGGTTCCTGGTGGCGATCCTGCTCGGCACCGGCCTGCTGATGCTGCCCCAGGCCTCCGCCGAGTACGAGTACACCCCGTTCACCGTGGCGCTCTTCACCGCCACCTCCGCCGTCTCGGTCACCGGCATGAGCGTGGTCGACACCCCCACCTACTGGAACGAGTTCGGGCTGATCATGATCACCGTGCTCACCCAGGCCGGCGGGTTGGGCATCCTGACCGGGGCGGCCCTGGTGATCCTGGTGGTGGCCCGGCAGCTCGGCCTGCGCAACCGGCTGCTGGTGCAGGCCGAGACCGCCGAGTACGGCCTCGGCAACGTCCGCGGGCTGCTGCTGCGGATCGCGGCGATCGCCCTGGTCAGCGAGGCGGTGATCACGCTGGTCCTGGCCGGTCGGCTCTGGCTCGGCTACGACTACCCGCCCGGTCGGGCCCTCTGGTACGGCCTGTTCCACGCCGTCCAGGCCTTCAACAACGGCGGGTTCGCGCTCTACCCGGACAGCATGCTCAGGTTCGCCCGGGACGCCTGGGTCTGCCTGCCGGTGGCCGCCGGCACCATCATCGGTGGGCTCGGCTTCCCGGCCATCTTCGACGCCAGCCGCACCTGGCGACAGCCCGGCCGCTGGGGGGTGGCCACCAAGCTGACCATCTGGGGCAGCCTGGCGCTGCTGGTGGTGGGCTTCGTCGGGCTGCTCGCCGCCGAGTGGGGCAACCCGCACACCATCGGCCCGTACGGCTGGGCGGACAAGATGCTCACCGTCGGCACCCAGGACGCGGTGCTGCGTACCGGCGGTTTCGAGTTCATCGACATGGCCGCCCTGGACGAGGAGAGCTATCCCCTGCTCCTCGGGCTGATGTTCATCGGTGGGGGCAGCGCCAGCACCGCCGGCGGGATCAAAGTCGCCACCTTCTTCCTGCTCGCCTTCGTGATGTGGGCCCAGCTCCGCGGTGAGCCGGACGTCACGGTGGGCCGCCGCCGGGTCGCCAGCACCAGCCAGCGGCAGGCACTGACCGTGGCGCTGCTCAGCGTGGCGCTCGTCGCCGCCGGCACGACCGGGCTGGTGGCGTTGGCCGAGAACGTCCGGGACTACCGGGCGTTGTTCGAGGTGACCAGCGCGTTCAGCACCACCGGGCTCAGCGTCGGGCTGGCCACGACCCTCGGTGAGCCCGGTCGTCTGGTCCTCACCGTCCTGATGTACGTCGGCCGGGTCGGGCCGCTCACCCTCGGCTCGGCGATCGCCCTGAACACCCGACGTCGGCTGTACCGGTACCCGGAGGAGCAACCCATTGTCAGCTAG
- a CDS encoding serine/threonine-protein kinase, with product MVRNGAQLLGRRYRLVEQLGAGGMSVVWRGYDEVLGRQVAVKVLASRLASDRAFRHRIRIEAQAAARLAHPNITGVYDYGESVQVGLTVPYVVMELVDGVPLSARLGRDARLPWREAVTIGAEVASALAAAHARGVVHRDVSPGNVMLTATGVKVVDFGISALVGVSEQGADGTVFGTPAYVAPERLDDGQVLPATDVYAVGLLLYRMLTGGLPWDASSTTQLLRAHMFQDPEPLPPVPGLPDAVTELVGRCLAKRPEDRPGTAELARTLADAAGVPAIVPVSPAASVDPGVLANAGTTILPWRVDTDALPFTEARRGRRMLGRRAGGGRHGGGGLLGRRAGGGLIGRRLMGGSVDNGPVNGLPVGGGLDGGRQSGGRLSGGPRVSARRRRVEAGLVAAGFVAVTAAMWGVASQHSPASGGAEQPTEARMGLEPPVSCAVAYTLRSDNGREFAADLTLTNTGRRELRDWTVHFSFPAEQKLTRPAPTVRQQGETVLVRPAANRPAVAPGKSEKVALTGTYTGVNPLPVEFRLGETRCGVQVAGVAGTAPATKPPAAKAKSKAATKKSAGSGGSGGSGGSAAKKQPVKKSAAKGSADAKKAAPKKPDPKASEAKKSAAPQKPDPKPAAKGAGGAKPAKGGR from the coding sequence GTGGTCCGTAACGGCGCACAGCTGCTCGGTCGGCGGTACCGGTTGGTCGAGCAGCTCGGCGCGGGCGGCATGTCCGTCGTGTGGCGTGGCTACGACGAGGTGCTCGGCCGGCAGGTGGCGGTGAAGGTGCTCGCCTCCCGGCTGGCCAGCGACCGGGCCTTCCGGCACCGGATCCGGATCGAGGCGCAGGCCGCCGCGCGGCTGGCCCATCCCAACATCACCGGCGTGTACGACTACGGCGAGTCGGTGCAGGTCGGCCTGACCGTGCCGTACGTGGTGATGGAGCTGGTCGACGGCGTCCCGCTGAGCGCCCGGCTCGGCCGGGACGCCCGGCTGCCCTGGCGGGAGGCGGTGACCATCGGAGCCGAGGTGGCCTCGGCGTTGGCCGCCGCACACGCCCGCGGGGTGGTGCACCGGGACGTCAGTCCGGGCAACGTGATGCTCACCGCGACCGGGGTCAAGGTGGTCGACTTCGGCATCTCCGCGCTGGTCGGGGTGAGCGAGCAGGGCGCCGACGGCACCGTCTTCGGCACCCCGGCGTACGTCGCCCCGGAGCGGCTCGACGACGGCCAGGTCCTGCCGGCCACCGACGTGTACGCGGTCGGCCTGCTCCTCTACCGGATGCTCACCGGCGGACTGCCCTGGGACGCGTCCAGCACCACCCAGCTGTTGCGGGCGCACATGTTCCAGGATCCCGAGCCGCTGCCACCCGTGCCGGGCCTGCCGGACGCGGTCACCGAGCTGGTCGGGCGCTGTCTGGCCAAGCGCCCCGAGGACCGGCCGGGCACCGCCGAGCTGGCCCGTACCCTGGCCGACGCTGCCGGGGTGCCGGCGATCGTGCCGGTCTCGCCGGCCGCCTCGGTGGATCCCGGGGTGCTGGCGAACGCCGGTACCACGATCCTGCCCTGGCGGGTCGACACCGACGCGTTGCCCTTCACCGAGGCCCGGCGGGGCCGGCGGATGCTCGGCCGGCGGGCCGGCGGCGGTCGGCACGGTGGCGGCGGGCTGCTCGGCCGGCGGGCCGGCGGCGGGCTGATCGGCCGGCGGCTCATGGGCGGGTCGGTCGACAACGGGCCGGTCAACGGCCTACCGGTCGGTGGCGGGCTGGACGGTGGCCGCCAGAGCGGTGGCAGGCTGAGCGGTGGCCCTCGGGTCAGCGCCCGGCGTCGGCGGGTGGAGGCCGGGCTGGTCGCGGCCGGGTTCGTCGCGGTCACCGCCGCGATGTGGGGGGTGGCGTCGCAGCACAGCCCGGCCAGTGGGGGCGCGGAGCAGCCGACGGAGGCCCGGATGGGGTTGGAGCCGCCGGTGAGCTGCGCGGTGGCCTACACCCTGCGGTCGGACAACGGCCGGGAGTTCGCCGCCGACCTGACGCTCACCAACACCGGCCGGCGGGAGCTGCGCGACTGGACCGTGCACTTCAGCTTCCCGGCCGAGCAGAAGCTGACCCGGCCCGCCCCGACAGTTCGCCAGCAGGGCGAGACGGTGCTGGTCCGGCCGGCTGCCAACCGGCCGGCGGTGGCGCCGGGCAAGTCGGAGAAGGTCGCCCTGACCGGCACGTACACCGGGGTGAACCCGCTACCTGTGGAGTTCCGCCTCGGCGAGACCCGGTGCGGGGTGCAGGTGGCCGGGGTGGCCGGCACGGCACCGGCGACGAAGCCGCCGGCCGCCAAGGCGAAGTCGAAGGCCGCGACGAAGAAGTCCGCCGGCTCGGGTGGTTCCGGCGGCTCGGGCGGCTCCGCCGCCAAGAAGCAGCCGGTCAAGAAGTCCGCCGCCAAGGGGTCTGCTGACGCGAAGAAGGCCGCTCCGAAGAAGCCGGACCCGAAGGCCAGCGAGGCCAAGAAGTCCGCCGCTCCGCAGAAGCCCGACCCGAAGCCGGCCGCGAAGGGCGCCGGTGGTGCCAAGCCGGCCAAGGGTGGCCGTTGA
- a CDS encoding DivIVA domain-containing protein codes for MDNQVGSGAVPPIRAAVTGPAARSASPAPDRAASTHDTRAPAQEGGVMRTLLTRLRRATHPPTPPTPHHPPAPPAGRRSPHDGWYRADSCPRLTVAQIRNRHFRTVRRGLRPTDVYAHLHRVASELATTRHALTTATEENTRIKTALRTWQSQFTPGGNR; via the coding sequence GTGGACAACCAGGTTGGCTCCGGGGCCGTACCGCCGATCAGGGCTGCGGTCACGGGGCCGGCGGCCCGGTCCGCTTCCCCCGCCCCGGACCGGGCCGCCTCCACCCACGACACACGGGCCCCGGCCCAGGAAGGCGGCGTCATGCGTACCCTGCTCACCCGGCTCCGGCGAGCCACCCACCCACCGACACCACCCACGCCGCACCACCCACCGGCACCACCCGCCGGACGCCGATCACCGCACGACGGCTGGTACCGCGCCGATTCCTGCCCCCGCCTCACCGTCGCCCAGATCCGCAACCGACACTTCCGCACCGTCCGCCGCGGCCTCCGCCCCACCGACGTGTACGCCCACCTCCACCGCGTCGCCAGCGAACTCGCCACCACCCGCCACGCCCTGACCACCGCCACCGAGGAGAACACCCGAATCAAGACGGCGCTGCGCACCTGGCAGTCCCAGTTCACCCCAGGGGGCAACCGATGA
- a CDS encoding potassium channel family protein, producing MIGLGRFGCHLATSLTQLGHEVLAIDRNPDRVQKWSPTLDRVVQADATEVGALRQLGLADFARVVVAIGASVEASVLSVLGLAELGVPQIWARATSEQHARILAAVGAQQVIFPEAETGERVAHLIVSRMLDYIEFGDDFAIAKVRAPEALFGRTLRELGPIDRYGVMVVGAKLPGEPFRYAAGDTVLAPGSILIVEGSIEQVQRFAALT from the coding sequence GTGATCGGGCTGGGCCGGTTCGGTTGCCACCTGGCCACCTCGCTCACCCAGTTGGGGCACGAGGTGCTGGCCATCGACCGCAATCCGGACCGGGTGCAGAAGTGGTCGCCGACCCTCGACCGGGTCGTGCAGGCCGACGCGACCGAGGTGGGGGCGCTGCGGCAACTCGGGCTGGCCGACTTCGCACGGGTGGTGGTCGCCATCGGGGCGTCGGTCGAGGCCAGCGTGCTCAGCGTGCTGGGCCTGGCGGAGCTGGGCGTACCGCAGATCTGGGCCCGGGCCACCTCGGAGCAGCACGCCCGGATCCTGGCGGCGGTCGGTGCCCAGCAGGTGATCTTCCCCGAGGCGGAGACCGGGGAGCGGGTGGCGCACCTGATCGTCAGCCGGATGCTCGACTACATCGAGTTCGGCGACGACTTCGCCATCGCCAAGGTCCGCGCGCCGGAGGCGCTGTTCGGGCGGACCTTGCGCGAGCTCGGCCCGATCGACAGGTACGGGGTGATGGTGGTCGGCGCCAAGCTGCCCGGGGAGCCGTTCCGGTACGCCGCCGGGGACACCGTGCTGGCCCCGGGCAGCATTTTGATCGTGGAGGGCAGCATCGAACAGGTGCAGCGCTTCGCCGCCCTCACCTGA